The following proteins are co-located in the Gossypium hirsutum isolate 1008001.06 chromosome A02, Gossypium_hirsutum_v2.1, whole genome shotgun sequence genome:
- the LOC107951635 gene encoding LOW QUALITY PROTEIN: RNA polymerase I-specific transcription initiation factor RRN3 (The sequence of the model RefSeq protein was modified relative to this genomic sequence to represent the inferred CDS: inserted 1 base in 1 codon) — protein sequence MGLELPKYPEMEEDQVFNFTDSEIVSHVKQALASVLSGDNNSYNQLVGVMHHSKHLAPDEVALLETTLKALAGAVSSIDITYHDSLLSAIFCMSMWNYGPHVADALAELIVSLAISNGKYLDLCLGMLVSNFTPPPYFLDKLKMPHGLERKGQVLSRVHAAFKKIADYVPLAPXRLLTIVLQGMPTIYHKDRAIVIYVENMLKLESGEIGELVGSTILMAVVDRLIELDVEIGWDAILQDDFSKGIFEMELEDVDDIEESAEPDVGEFRLSRKSLAGNSIAELLDNLLVLTFEHLESCEREGRLAKVFETLLQSFQVTVLSAYKSKFAQFVMFYACALDPENCGMRFATMLADLFVQDSQPQPTRMSAVSYLASYLSRAKFLAASSISSMLKRLVDWCLEYCEAHDGDINPNAHRVFYSGCQAIMYVLCFRMKVFVDVPRLKSELLIPLEQVLKHKLNPLKVCLPSVVEEFLRQAKAASLFTVCKTFIFDGLLESELSRAFGGLERLDTFFPFDPCLLKKCDSFIRPMFVFWSMVKPTYDDAFDDDDDDDGSSDDDLVQDFVNENEDIMNDEFGKSFDEQGVDMDDFDYALKKMSITPKATSNYKFGGRFQEPARMPSRIRPSTSPESL from the exons ATGGGATTGGAATTGCCGAAATACCCGGAGATGGAGGAAGATCAAGTTTTCAATTTCACTGATTCAGAAATAGTTTCTCATGTCAAGCAAGCGCTCGCCTCCGTCCTATCC GGTGATAACAACAGCTACAATCAGCTTGTTGGGGTCATGCACCATTCCAAACATCTTGCCCCTGATGAGGTCGCCTTACTCGAG ACTACTTTGAAGGCACTAGCTGGGGCAGTATCTTCTATAGATATTACTTATCATGACTCCCTCCTTTCTGCT ATTTTTTGTATGAGCATGTGGAACTACGGGCCTCATGTGGCAGATGCATTAGCTGAACTTATTGTGTCCCTT GCTATTTCAAATGGAAAATATCTTGATTTGTGTCTGGGTATGCTTGTGAGCAATTTCACCCCACCACCTTATTTCTTGGATAAACTAAAAATGCCACATGGTCTTGAGAGGAAGGGCCAAGTTCTTTCTCGGGTGCATGCAGCTTTCAAAAAGATAGCTGATTATGTCCCTCTTGCCC TGAGATTATTGACCATAGTTCTCCAAGGAATGCCAACAATTTATCATAAGGACCGA GCAATAGTAATTTATGTGGAGAACATGTTAAAATTAGAGAGTGGTGAAATTGGAGAACTTGTTGGAAGCACAATACTTATGGCTGTGGTGGACCGGCTGATAGAGCTAGAT GTGGAGATTGGATGGGATGCCATTTTACAAGATGACTTTAGTAAAGGCATATTTGAGATGGAGCTAGAAGATGTGGATGACATTGAGGAAAGTGCTGAGCCAGATGTTGGAGAG TTCCGATTAAGCCGTAAGAGTCTAGCTGGAAACAGCATCGCTGAACTGCTAGATAACCTACTGGTTTTAACCTTTGAACATCTTGAATCTTGTGAAAGGGAAGGCCGCTTAGCTAAG GTATTTGAAACACTTCTCCAGTCATTTCAGGTAACAGTTCTAAGTGCCTACAAGTCAAAATTTGCTCAG TTTGTTATGTTCTATGCTTGTGCATTAGATCCTGAAAACTGTGGTATGAGATTTGCCACAATGCTGGCAGATCTATTTGTTCAAGACTCACAGCCCCAACCAACCAG GATGAGTGCTGTATCTTATCTTGCTAGCTACTTATCTCGAGCGAAGTTTCTGGCTGCCTCTTCTATTTCTAGCATGTTAAAAAG GTTGGTGGATTGGTGCCTGGAATACTGCGAAGCCCATGATGGTGATATAAATCCAAATGCACATCGAGTTTTCTATTCTGGATGCCAG GCCATTATGTATGTCCTCTGCTTTCGAATGAAAGTTTTCGTGGATGTTCCACGCTTGAAGTCAGAACTTCTCATACCATTGGAACAAGTCCTAAAGCACAAATTGAATCCTTTGAAG GTATGCCTTCCATCTGTTGTGGAAGAGTTTCTCCGACAGGCAAAAGCAGCTTCTCTATTCACTGTGTGTAAAACATTCATTTTTGATGGGCTGCTAGAGTCAGAACTTTCAAGGGCATTTGGTGGCCTGGAAAGGCTCGACACATTCTTTCCTTTCGACCCTTGTTTGCTGAAAAAATGTGACAG TTTTATCCGTCCAATGTTTGTCTTCTGGTCAATGGTAAAACCAACATACGATGATGcttttgatgatgatgatgatgatgatggcaGCAGTGATGATGATTTGGTTCAGGATTTTGTAAATGAAAATGAGGATATTATGAATGATGAGTTTGGAAAGAGCTTTGATGAGCAAGGTGTTGATATGGATGACTTTGATTATGCATTGAAGAAAATGTCGATAACACCCAAGGCTACTTCTAATTACAAGTTTGGTGGTCGATTTCAAGAACCGGCAAGAATGCCTTCTAGAATTAGGCCCTCTACAAGCCCAGAGTCCTTATGA
- the LOC107951634 gene encoding probable plastidic glucose transporter 3 isoform X1 has translation MTLPTAFYTPLISESSVFSPREEGVYSNVAMRGRHADAYSMYKRGTRDYINAYDKEQGSVRSLNGVSKEIGNPSWKRSFLYILVASLASLLYGYHLGVINETLQSISNDLHFNGNTMAEGLVVSICLGGGFLGSTFSGLIVDRVGFRRAFQLCALPMIIGSSMSATAKNLWGMLLGRLFVGTGMGLGPTLAALYVTEVSPAYVRGTYGSFTQIATSLGLMSSLLIGFPAKGTEGWWRICFWVSAVPAALLALFMQFSPESPHWLFKKGRAADAEAAFEKLLGGPYVKGAMAELLKSERGGEAETVKLSELLFGHHRKVVFIGSTLFALQQLSGINAVFFFSSTVFKSAGVSSQSANICVGIANFLGSFAALLLMDKLGRKVLLIGSFSGMVVAMGLQAASASSLVSSSNEVYLSVGGMLLFVLAFSVGAGPVPSLLLSEMFPGRIRAKAMSVCLASHWVVNFFVGLLFLRLLEQIGPLVLNAIFATFCLLAVIFVKRNVLETKGKSLQEIEMTLLPPE, from the exons TTGATTTCCGAAAGTTCTGTATTCAGTCCCCGGGAGGAGGGTGTTTATAGTAACGTGGCAATGCGGGGACGACACGCCGATGCTTATTCCATGTATAAGCGTGGCACCAGAGATTATATCAATGCCTATGACAAAGAGCAAGGTTCAG TACGTTCACTGAATGGAGTGAGTAAAGAGATTGGAAACCCTTCTTGGAAGCGATCATTCTTGTATATACTCGTGGCATCCTTAGCTTCCCTCTTATACGGTTACCATCTTGG AGTAATTAATGAAACGCTACAAAGTATTTCAAATGATCTTCATTTTAATGGGAATACCATGGCTGAAG GTTTGGTTGTAAGCATATGTTTAGGGGGGGGCTTTCTTGGATCAACCTTCAGTGGTTTGATAGTGGATAGGGTTGGGTTTCGCAGGGCATTCCAGCTATGTGCTTTACCTATGATAATTGGGTCTTCAATGAG TGCAACAGCAAAAAACCTTTGGGGTATGCTTTTAGGGAGGTTATTTGTTGGGACTGGAATGGGTCTTGGCCCAACGCTTGCAGCTCTTTATGTGACAGAG GTTTCTCCTGCTTATGTAAGAGGCACATATGGAAGCTTCACTCAGATTGCAACAAGCCTAGGATTGATGAGTTCTCTGTTAATTGGATTCCCTGCTAAGGGAACTGAGGGTTG GTGGCGCATATGTTTCTGGGTATCTGCTGTTCCTGCTGCTTTACTTGCTCTTTTTATGCAATTTTCTCCAGAGAGTCCCCATTGGCTTTTCAAG AAAGGAAGAGCTGCTGATGCTGAAGCTGCATTTGAGAAACTTTTAGGAGGACCATATGTCAAAGGTGCAATGGCTGAATTGTTGAAGTCAGAGAGAGGAGGTGAAGCAGAAACAGTCAAATTGTCAGAGCTACTTTTTGGTCACCATCGTAAAG TTGTTTTCATTGGGTCTACTCTTTTTGCTTTACAACAGCTTTCTGGTATAAATGCTGTTTTCTTTTTCTCGTCAACCGTCTTTAAGAGTGCTGGTGTATCCTCACAGTCTGCAAACATATGTGTGGGGATTGCCAATTTCTTAG GATCATTTGCTGCATTGCTTTTGATGGATAAACTGGGAAGGAAGGTACTTCTCATTGGAAGTTTCTCGGGTATG GTAGTTGCAATGGGTCTTCAGGCAGCTTCAGCTAGCTCCTTAGTCTCTAGCAGCAATGAAGTTTATCTATCTGTTGGAGGCATGTTGTT GTTTGTCTTGGCCTTTTCTGTGGGTGCTGGACCAGTCCCTAGTCTCCTCCTATCAGAAATGTTTCCAGGCCGGATAAGGGCGAAGGCAATGTCAGTTTGCTTGGCTAGTCATTGG GTGGTAAATTTCTTTGTTGGTCTGTTGTTTTTGCGGTTACTGGAACAGATAGGACCATTAGTCCTGAATGCAATTTTCGCCACCTTCTGTTTGCTGGCAGTAATTTTTGTGAAGAGAAACGTGTTGGAAACTAAAGGAAAATCACTTCAAGAGATCGAAATGACCCTTCTTCCACCAGAGTAG
- the LOC107951634 gene encoding probable plastidic glucose transporter 3 isoform X3, with translation MRGRHADAYSMYKRGTRDYINAYDKEQGSVRSLNGVSKEIGNPSWKRSFLYILVASLASLLYGYHLGVINETLQSISNDLHFNGNTMAEGLVVSICLGGGFLGSTFSGLIVDRVGFRRAFQLCALPMIIGSSMSATAKNLWGMLLGRLFVGTGMGLGPTLAALYVTEVSPAYVRGTYGSFTQIATSLGLMSSLLIGFPAKGTEGWWRICFWVSAVPAALLALFMQFSPESPHWLFKKGRAADAEAAFEKLLGGPYVKGAMAELLKSERGGEAETVKLSELLFGHHRKVVFIGSTLFALQQLSGINAVFFFSSTVFKSAGVSSQSANICVGIANFLGSFAALLLMDKLGRKVLLIGSFSGMVVAMGLQAASASSLVSSSNEVYLSVGGMLLFVLAFSVGAGPVPSLLLSEMFPGRIRAKAMSVCLASHWVVNFFVGLLFLRLLEQIGPLVLNAIFATFCLLAVIFVKRNVLETKGKSLQEIEMTLLPPE, from the exons ATGCGGGGACGACACGCCGATGCTTATTCCATGTATAAGCGTGGCACCAGAGATTATATCAATGCCTATGACAAAGAGCAAGGTTCAG TACGTTCACTGAATGGAGTGAGTAAAGAGATTGGAAACCCTTCTTGGAAGCGATCATTCTTGTATATACTCGTGGCATCCTTAGCTTCCCTCTTATACGGTTACCATCTTGG AGTAATTAATGAAACGCTACAAAGTATTTCAAATGATCTTCATTTTAATGGGAATACCATGGCTGAAG GTTTGGTTGTAAGCATATGTTTAGGGGGGGGCTTTCTTGGATCAACCTTCAGTGGTTTGATAGTGGATAGGGTTGGGTTTCGCAGGGCATTCCAGCTATGTGCTTTACCTATGATAATTGGGTCTTCAATGAG TGCAACAGCAAAAAACCTTTGGGGTATGCTTTTAGGGAGGTTATTTGTTGGGACTGGAATGGGTCTTGGCCCAACGCTTGCAGCTCTTTATGTGACAGAG GTTTCTCCTGCTTATGTAAGAGGCACATATGGAAGCTTCACTCAGATTGCAACAAGCCTAGGATTGATGAGTTCTCTGTTAATTGGATTCCCTGCTAAGGGAACTGAGGGTTG GTGGCGCATATGTTTCTGGGTATCTGCTGTTCCTGCTGCTTTACTTGCTCTTTTTATGCAATTTTCTCCAGAGAGTCCCCATTGGCTTTTCAAG AAAGGAAGAGCTGCTGATGCTGAAGCTGCATTTGAGAAACTTTTAGGAGGACCATATGTCAAAGGTGCAATGGCTGAATTGTTGAAGTCAGAGAGAGGAGGTGAAGCAGAAACAGTCAAATTGTCAGAGCTACTTTTTGGTCACCATCGTAAAG TTGTTTTCATTGGGTCTACTCTTTTTGCTTTACAACAGCTTTCTGGTATAAATGCTGTTTTCTTTTTCTCGTCAACCGTCTTTAAGAGTGCTGGTGTATCCTCACAGTCTGCAAACATATGTGTGGGGATTGCCAATTTCTTAG GATCATTTGCTGCATTGCTTTTGATGGATAAACTGGGAAGGAAGGTACTTCTCATTGGAAGTTTCTCGGGTATG GTAGTTGCAATGGGTCTTCAGGCAGCTTCAGCTAGCTCCTTAGTCTCTAGCAGCAATGAAGTTTATCTATCTGTTGGAGGCATGTTGTT GTTTGTCTTGGCCTTTTCTGTGGGTGCTGGACCAGTCCCTAGTCTCCTCCTATCAGAAATGTTTCCAGGCCGGATAAGGGCGAAGGCAATGTCAGTTTGCTTGGCTAGTCATTGG GTGGTAAATTTCTTTGTTGGTCTGTTGTTTTTGCGGTTACTGGAACAGATAGGACCATTAGTCCTGAATGCAATTTTCGCCACCTTCTGTTTGCTGGCAGTAATTTTTGTGAAGAGAAACGTGTTGGAAACTAAAGGAAAATCACTTCAAGAGATCGAAATGACCCTTCTTCCACCAGAGTAG
- the LOC107951634 gene encoding probable plastidic glucose transporter 3 isoform X2 translates to MTLPTAFYTPLISESSVFSPREEGVYSNVAMRGRHADAYSMYKRGTRDYINAYDKEQVRSLNGVSKEIGNPSWKRSFLYILVASLASLLYGYHLGVINETLQSISNDLHFNGNTMAEGLVVSICLGGGFLGSTFSGLIVDRVGFRRAFQLCALPMIIGSSMSATAKNLWGMLLGRLFVGTGMGLGPTLAALYVTEVSPAYVRGTYGSFTQIATSLGLMSSLLIGFPAKGTEGWWRICFWVSAVPAALLALFMQFSPESPHWLFKKGRAADAEAAFEKLLGGPYVKGAMAELLKSERGGEAETVKLSELLFGHHRKVVFIGSTLFALQQLSGINAVFFFSSTVFKSAGVSSQSANICVGIANFLGSFAALLLMDKLGRKVLLIGSFSGMVVAMGLQAASASSLVSSSNEVYLSVGGMLLFVLAFSVGAGPVPSLLLSEMFPGRIRAKAMSVCLASHWVVNFFVGLLFLRLLEQIGPLVLNAIFATFCLLAVIFVKRNVLETKGKSLQEIEMTLLPPE, encoded by the exons TTGATTTCCGAAAGTTCTGTATTCAGTCCCCGGGAGGAGGGTGTTTATAGTAACGTGGCAATGCGGGGACGACACGCCGATGCTTATTCCATGTATAAGCGTGGCACCAGAGATTATATCAATGCCTATGACAAAGAGCAAG TACGTTCACTGAATGGAGTGAGTAAAGAGATTGGAAACCCTTCTTGGAAGCGATCATTCTTGTATATACTCGTGGCATCCTTAGCTTCCCTCTTATACGGTTACCATCTTGG AGTAATTAATGAAACGCTACAAAGTATTTCAAATGATCTTCATTTTAATGGGAATACCATGGCTGAAG GTTTGGTTGTAAGCATATGTTTAGGGGGGGGCTTTCTTGGATCAACCTTCAGTGGTTTGATAGTGGATAGGGTTGGGTTTCGCAGGGCATTCCAGCTATGTGCTTTACCTATGATAATTGGGTCTTCAATGAG TGCAACAGCAAAAAACCTTTGGGGTATGCTTTTAGGGAGGTTATTTGTTGGGACTGGAATGGGTCTTGGCCCAACGCTTGCAGCTCTTTATGTGACAGAG GTTTCTCCTGCTTATGTAAGAGGCACATATGGAAGCTTCACTCAGATTGCAACAAGCCTAGGATTGATGAGTTCTCTGTTAATTGGATTCCCTGCTAAGGGAACTGAGGGTTG GTGGCGCATATGTTTCTGGGTATCTGCTGTTCCTGCTGCTTTACTTGCTCTTTTTATGCAATTTTCTCCAGAGAGTCCCCATTGGCTTTTCAAG AAAGGAAGAGCTGCTGATGCTGAAGCTGCATTTGAGAAACTTTTAGGAGGACCATATGTCAAAGGTGCAATGGCTGAATTGTTGAAGTCAGAGAGAGGAGGTGAAGCAGAAACAGTCAAATTGTCAGAGCTACTTTTTGGTCACCATCGTAAAG TTGTTTTCATTGGGTCTACTCTTTTTGCTTTACAACAGCTTTCTGGTATAAATGCTGTTTTCTTTTTCTCGTCAACCGTCTTTAAGAGTGCTGGTGTATCCTCACAGTCTGCAAACATATGTGTGGGGATTGCCAATTTCTTAG GATCATTTGCTGCATTGCTTTTGATGGATAAACTGGGAAGGAAGGTACTTCTCATTGGAAGTTTCTCGGGTATG GTAGTTGCAATGGGTCTTCAGGCAGCTTCAGCTAGCTCCTTAGTCTCTAGCAGCAATGAAGTTTATCTATCTGTTGGAGGCATGTTGTT GTTTGTCTTGGCCTTTTCTGTGGGTGCTGGACCAGTCCCTAGTCTCCTCCTATCAGAAATGTTTCCAGGCCGGATAAGGGCGAAGGCAATGTCAGTTTGCTTGGCTAGTCATTGG GTGGTAAATTTCTTTGTTGGTCTGTTGTTTTTGCGGTTACTGGAACAGATAGGACCATTAGTCCTGAATGCAATTTTCGCCACCTTCTGTTTGCTGGCAGTAATTTTTGTGAAGAGAAACGTGTTGGAAACTAAAGGAAAATCACTTCAAGAGATCGAAATGACCCTTCTTCCACCAGAGTAG
- the LOC107951634 gene encoding probable plastidic glucose transporter 3 isoform X4 encodes MTLPTAFYTPLISESSVFSPREEGVYSNVAMRGRHADAYSMYKRGTRDYINAYDKEQGSVRSLNGVSKEIGNPSWKRSFLYILVASLASLLYGYHLGVINETLQSISNDLHFNGNTMAEGLVVSICLGGGFLGSTFSGLIVDRVGFRRAFQLCALPMIIGSSMSATAKNLWGMLLGRLFVGTGMGLGPTLAALYVTEVSPAYVRGTYGSFTQIATSLGLMSSLLIGFPAKGTEGWWRICFWVSAVPAALLALFMQFSPESPHWLFKKGRAADAEAAFEKLLGGPYVKGAMAELLKSERGGEAETVKLSELLFGHHRKVVFIGSTLFALQQLSGINAVFFFSSTVFKSAGVSSQSANICVGIANFLGSFAALLLMDKLGRKVLLIGSFSGMVVAMGLQAASASSLVSSSNEVYLSVGGMLLLNA; translated from the exons TTGATTTCCGAAAGTTCTGTATTCAGTCCCCGGGAGGAGGGTGTTTATAGTAACGTGGCAATGCGGGGACGACACGCCGATGCTTATTCCATGTATAAGCGTGGCACCAGAGATTATATCAATGCCTATGACAAAGAGCAAGGTTCAG TACGTTCACTGAATGGAGTGAGTAAAGAGATTGGAAACCCTTCTTGGAAGCGATCATTCTTGTATATACTCGTGGCATCCTTAGCTTCCCTCTTATACGGTTACCATCTTGG AGTAATTAATGAAACGCTACAAAGTATTTCAAATGATCTTCATTTTAATGGGAATACCATGGCTGAAG GTTTGGTTGTAAGCATATGTTTAGGGGGGGGCTTTCTTGGATCAACCTTCAGTGGTTTGATAGTGGATAGGGTTGGGTTTCGCAGGGCATTCCAGCTATGTGCTTTACCTATGATAATTGGGTCTTCAATGAG TGCAACAGCAAAAAACCTTTGGGGTATGCTTTTAGGGAGGTTATTTGTTGGGACTGGAATGGGTCTTGGCCCAACGCTTGCAGCTCTTTATGTGACAGAG GTTTCTCCTGCTTATGTAAGAGGCACATATGGAAGCTTCACTCAGATTGCAACAAGCCTAGGATTGATGAGTTCTCTGTTAATTGGATTCCCTGCTAAGGGAACTGAGGGTTG GTGGCGCATATGTTTCTGGGTATCTGCTGTTCCTGCTGCTTTACTTGCTCTTTTTATGCAATTTTCTCCAGAGAGTCCCCATTGGCTTTTCAAG AAAGGAAGAGCTGCTGATGCTGAAGCTGCATTTGAGAAACTTTTAGGAGGACCATATGTCAAAGGTGCAATGGCTGAATTGTTGAAGTCAGAGAGAGGAGGTGAAGCAGAAACAGTCAAATTGTCAGAGCTACTTTTTGGTCACCATCGTAAAG TTGTTTTCATTGGGTCTACTCTTTTTGCTTTACAACAGCTTTCTGGTATAAATGCTGTTTTCTTTTTCTCGTCAACCGTCTTTAAGAGTGCTGGTGTATCCTCACAGTCTGCAAACATATGTGTGGGGATTGCCAATTTCTTAG GATCATTTGCTGCATTGCTTTTGATGGATAAACTGGGAAGGAAGGTACTTCTCATTGGAAGTTTCTCGGGTATG GTAGTTGCAATGGGTCTTCAGGCAGCTTCAGCTAGCTCCTTAGTCTCTAGCAGCAATGAAGTTTATCTATCTGTTGGAGGCATGTTGTT ATTGAATGCATAA